Proteins co-encoded in one Nicotiana sylvestris chromosome 7, ASM39365v2, whole genome shotgun sequence genomic window:
- the LOC104240210 gene encoding protein TIFY 10A-like, whose protein sequence is MASSEIVDSGRFAAAAAGGQKSNFSQTCNLLSQYLKEKKGSFGDLSLGIHRAGTTTMDLLPMIEKSGESNPQKSMNLFPQTEAKSEPEKAQMTIFYGGQVIVFNDFPADKAKEIMLMASCTKGNNNCATQIQKTAESASDLVPQPIISGDLPIARRASLTRFLEKRKDRLTAKAPYQLSNTNKQAAVSENKAWLGLGAQFPVKAEQF, encoded by the exons ATGGCATCATCGGAGATTGTGGATTCCGGTCGATTCGCCGCCGCCGCAGCCGGTGGTCAGAAATCAAATTTCTCACAGACATGTAATTTGTTGAGCCAATACTTGAAAGAGAAGAAAGGTTCCTTTGGAGATCTCAGCCTTGGTATCCACCGCGCCG GCACTACTACTATGGATTTATTGCCAATGATTGAGAAATCTGGTGAGTCAAACCCTCAGAAATCAATGAATCTGTTTCCTCAAACTGAGGCAAAATCTGAACCGGAGAAAGCACAGATGACGATATTCTACGGCGGTCAAGTTATTGTGTTTAACGATTTTCCGGCAGATAAAGCTAAGGAAATCATGCTTATGGCTAGTTGTACCAAAGGAAACAACAACTGTGCTACTCAGATTCAAAAAACAGCTGAATCTGCTTCAGATTTGGTACCTCAGCCTATTATTTCTGGAGATTTACCAATCGCGAGACGAGCTTCACTTACTAGGTTTttagagaaaagaaaagataGGCTGACTGCAAAAGCACCGTACCAATTAAGCAACACAAATAAACAAGCAGCAGTTTCTGAAAACAAGGCGTGGCTTGGATTGGGTGCTCAATTTCCAGTGAAAGCTGAGCAATTCTAG